In Haloarcula sp. H-GB4, a single genomic region encodes these proteins:
- a CDS encoding DUF5796 family protein produces MSNRSDIAPDTVSVELTEDGVVVEYLDGRQAFYHGVPTAVEGSIQTSPGKDTHVLITDKTETSGILVYVNDLRTHDDILEETGVGRVILDDGEEDELFPGVTVRDNQMRTAVEVDYDVTNGRVFVFEEDELGERSFEIVEG; encoded by the coding sequence ATGAGCAACCGGTCGGACATCGCACCGGACACCGTCTCGGTCGAGTTGACCGAGGACGGCGTCGTCGTGGAGTACCTCGACGGCCGCCAGGCGTTCTATCACGGCGTCCCAACGGCGGTCGAAGGGAGTATCCAGACTTCGCCGGGCAAAGACACACACGTCCTGATAACCGACAAAACGGAGACATCAGGTATCCTCGTGTACGTCAACGACCTCCGGACACATGACGATATTCTCGAAGAGACAGGCGTCGGGCGGGTCATCCTCGACGACGGCGAGGAGGACGAACTGTTCCCGGGCGTCACGGTCCGGGACAATCAGATGCGGACGGCAGTTGAGGTGGACTACGACGTGACGAACGGCCGGGTGTTCGTCTTCGAGGAGGACGAACTCGGCGAGCGGAGCTTCGAAATCGTCGAGGGGTGA
- a CDS encoding phosphate uptake regulator PhoU yields METRKVQRLGPSTLAMTLPAEWASEHDVEKGDEVSLRMGGKGTLTVMPESVQTEESEAIIHAENLDADSVERAIVAQYVLGRRVIHVEAPEGETLESSHINAVYNAETQLMGLGVIEETPDRIAIRCSVDPEDFTLNNLLERLESTGSTMRNEAVKSLAHGNPDLAQRALNRERQANKIFVLLLRLIFTAYQNPNLARAIGLNDGFPLIGYRSIAKNLELTADNAEDIAEIALETDDHSLNVDSSTMRRIREFTDQVNDITELAVQAAVDRNYDTAIQVRELYKDIGDKEHEILDDLPEMDNEALLEVREVLVSLQQTAEFAVRSAEIATNLALNEESEHTTIE; encoded by the coding sequence ATGGAAACCCGGAAAGTCCAGCGATTGGGGCCGTCGACGCTCGCGATGACGTTGCCGGCGGAGTGGGCCAGTGAGCACGACGTTGAGAAAGGCGACGAGGTGTCGCTACGAATGGGCGGCAAAGGCACGCTGACAGTCATGCCCGAGTCCGTCCAGACCGAGGAATCAGAAGCTATCATCCACGCGGAGAATCTCGACGCCGATTCCGTCGAACGGGCTATCGTCGCCCAGTACGTGCTCGGCCGGCGCGTCATCCACGTCGAAGCCCCAGAGGGCGAGACACTGGAATCCTCGCACATCAACGCCGTCTACAACGCCGAAACCCAGTTGATGGGCCTCGGCGTCATCGAGGAGACGCCCGACCGGATCGCGATTCGCTGCTCCGTCGACCCGGAGGACTTCACGCTTAACAACCTCCTCGAACGGCTGGAATCCACTGGCTCGACGATGCGAAATGAAGCGGTGAAATCTCTCGCCCACGGCAATCCCGACCTCGCCCAGCGGGCGCTCAACCGCGAGCGACAGGCCAACAAGATATTCGTCCTCCTACTCCGCCTCATCTTCACGGCCTACCAGAACCCTAATCTCGCGCGAGCTATCGGCCTCAACGACGGCTTCCCGCTCATCGGTTATCGATCGATTGCGAAGAACCTCGAACTGACGGCGGACAACGCCGAGGATATCGCCGAGATCGCGCTTGAGACCGACGACCACTCCCTCAACGTCGACAGTTCGACCATGCGTCGCATCCGTGAGTTCACCGATCAGGTCAACGACATTACCGAACTGGCGGTTCAGGCGGCCGTCGACCGCAACTACGACACCGCGATTCAGGTCCGAGAGCTGTACAAGGACATCGGCGACAAGGAACACGAGATCCTCGATGACCTGCCGGAGATGGACAACGAAGCGCTGCTAGAAGTGCGTGAAGTGCTTGTCAGCCTCCAGCAGACGGCTGAGTTTGCTGTCCGGAGCGCCGAGATCGCGACGAACCTCGCACTCAACGAAGAGTCCGAGCACACAACAATCGAGTAA
- a CDS encoding carbon-nitrogen family hydrolase yields MRLTLAQIDVSSGSVAENVGRATTAIRDAAADGADLVVLPELFNVGYFAFDRYARDAEGLDGETLSQIRSVAANNEVAVLAGSVVEDLSTSADSGFDVPADEGLANTAVFFDRDGERRAVYRKHHLFGYDSAESQLLEPGETVPTVDFEGFTVGVTTCYDLRFPELYRHLVDEGVTLTLVPSAWPYPRVEHWKLFGRARAVENQLYVAAVNGVGQFEDAELLGRSTVYDPWGTTLASADDHPALVTATLDPTRVEQIRDEFPALADRRTDWP; encoded by the coding sequence ATGAGGCTCACGCTTGCCCAGATAGACGTGTCGTCGGGCTCGGTTGCCGAGAACGTCGGCCGCGCGACGACCGCCATCAGGGACGCGGCCGCAGACGGCGCGGACCTCGTTGTACTCCCAGAACTGTTCAACGTCGGCTACTTCGCTTTTGATCGCTACGCTCGGGACGCGGAGGGGCTGGACGGCGAGACGCTCAGCCAGATTCGAAGCGTCGCCGCGAACAACGAGGTGGCGGTGCTGGCCGGGAGCGTCGTTGAGGATTTATCGACGAGCGCCGACAGTGGGTTCGACGTGCCCGCAGATGAGGGGCTGGCGAACACCGCTGTGTTCTTCGACCGCGACGGGGAGCGACGGGCAGTGTACCGAAAGCACCACCTGTTTGGCTACGACTCCGCGGAATCCCAGTTGCTGGAGCCGGGTGAGACGGTTCCGACCGTCGACTTCGAGGGATTCACTGTGGGGGTCACGACCTGCTATGACCTCCGGTTCCCGGAACTGTACCGTCACCTCGTGGACGAAGGTGTGACGCTGACGCTCGTGCCCAGTGCGTGGCCGTATCCGCGCGTCGAGCACTGGAAACTGTTCGGTCGTGCCCGCGCCGTCGAGAACCAACTGTACGTCGCCGCGGTGAACGGCGTCGGACAGTTCGAGGACGCGGAACTGCTGGGTCGGTCGACGGTGTACGACCCGTGGGGGACGACGCTCGCCAGCGCCGACGACCACCCGGCGCTGGTGACCGCGACCCTCGACCCTACGCGCGTCGAACAGATCCGCGATGAGTTCCCGGCGCTTGCTGACCGCCGGACGGACTGGCCGTAA
- a CDS encoding alkaline phosphatase family protein encodes MTKTLVVGLDGASWELLDPWIEAGELPNLAALRDTGTWAGTQSCLPPVTFPNWKCYSSGKDPGGFGVFWFENVDLAAGEINVMNGGDYHTAELWDYLNDDGQSAGVVNMPTMYPPRDIDDLVVAGGPDAVEGEYRSISSGYTSPPGLAEELESRFDYSVHPDPLLSSNDERGAEVEAILDLLEKRFEVATTLMDERDLDFVHVTLFYLNVLHHFFWDDEPSLRAWKLVDEWVGRLDDREDLNLVLMSDHGCDATQTEFYINEWLAENGYQVRDTSVDAVLTRIGLDRENLLAVAKRAGLVDTLARVVPESIQQLVPQRDGVKRDRKLEAVDLEQTKVVASGQGPVYINPRFDVELVRESLMADLREVEDEHGSLFTDVYRGEDVYNGPYVDAGPDVVVDQRPGVHVNDGIGGGTIQSGPDRWAAENTPYGIFAASGPDFEPQGELDRISILDIAPTVLAAHGCAIPTDMRGEVLPVFSEDPAVGEREPLGIDDALGSDEGDAVEDRLKQLGYME; translated from the coding sequence ATGACGAAGACCCTCGTCGTCGGACTCGACGGCGCGAGCTGGGAACTGCTCGACCCGTGGATCGAGGCCGGCGAGCTCCCGAACCTGGCCGCGCTGCGGGACACCGGCACCTGGGCGGGGACGCAGAGCTGTCTGCCGCCAGTCACGTTCCCGAACTGGAAGTGTTACTCCTCGGGTAAGGACCCCGGCGGGTTCGGCGTCTTCTGGTTCGAGAACGTCGACCTCGCCGCGGGCGAGATCAACGTGATGAACGGCGGCGACTACCACACCGCCGAGCTGTGGGACTACCTCAACGACGATGGGCAGTCGGCCGGCGTCGTCAACATGCCGACGATGTACCCCCCGCGGGACATCGACGACCTCGTGGTTGCCGGCGGCCCAGACGCCGTTGAGGGGGAGTACCGCTCGATCAGTTCCGGCTACACCTCGCCGCCGGGACTGGCCGAGGAGCTAGAGTCCCGCTTCGATTACAGCGTCCACCCGGATCCGCTGCTGTCCTCGAATGACGAACGCGGCGCGGAGGTCGAGGCCATTCTGGACCTGCTAGAGAAGCGCTTCGAGGTGGCGACGACACTCATGGACGAGCGGGACCTCGATTTCGTCCACGTCACGCTGTTCTATCTCAACGTCCTGCATCACTTCTTCTGGGACGACGAGCCCAGTCTGCGCGCGTGGAAACTGGTCGACGAGTGGGTCGGTCGGCTCGACGACCGCGAGGACCTGAACCTCGTCCTGATGTCCGACCACGGCTGTGACGCGACCCAGACGGAGTTCTACATCAACGAATGGCTGGCCGAGAACGGCTATCAGGTCCGGGATACGAGCGTCGACGCCGTCCTCACACGAATCGGACTCGACCGTGAGAACCTGCTTGCGGTCGCAAAGCGGGCCGGACTGGTGGACACGCTTGCCCGCGTCGTCCCCGAGTCCATCCAGCAACTCGTCCCGCAGCGCGACGGCGTCAAACGGGACCGGAAGCTCGAAGCCGTCGACTTAGAGCAGACAAAGGTCGTCGCCAGCGGGCAGGGACCGGTGTACATCAACCCTCGCTTCGACGTGGAATTGGTCCGCGAGTCGCTGATGGCCGACCTCCGCGAGGTTGAAGACGAGCACGGGTCGCTGTTCACTGACGTGTACAGGGGCGAAGACGTGTACAACGGCCCCTACGTTGACGCGGGCCCCGACGTGGTCGTCGACCAGCGCCCGGGCGTCCACGTCAACGACGGCATCGGCGGCGGGACCATCCAGAGCGGCCCCGACCGCTGGGCGGCCGAGAATACACCCTATGGAATCTTCGCCGCCAGCGGCCCGGACTTCGAGCCACAGGGCGAACTCGACAGAATCAGCATCCTCGATATCGCGCCGACGGTGCTGGCCGCCCATGGCTGTGCTATCCCAACTGATATGCGCGGCGAAGTGCTCCCGGTGTTCTCTGAGGACCCCGCCGTCGGCGAGCGTGAACCGCTCGGTATCGATGACGCTCTCGGAAGCGATGAGGGCGACGCCGTCGAAGACCGCCTGAAACAACTGGGATACATGGAGTAG
- a CDS encoding DUF4349 domain-containing protein: protein MASRVRVLAVVGLLLLAGCTGMGGSGDAGEAQGGGDGAQMSSGDGGSSQPEAADSGANVGDSENIQAGDAAADRAIIRNGRMVVEVENYSTTADAIAARARTSGGYVSDSNRELHRDDGETWYTGYIVVRVPSEEYEPTQSMVAEQGTVRSEETTTKDVTDKLVDLEARLTNLRERRDRLRTFYEQANSTEELLRIEEQLSSVQSDIERLEAQKRSLEQRVAYSTLRVEIHEPAPEPSAQQVPYHERSLVAAFLSSVTDVYVFTRGLLVTVASLAPWLVVLAVPVVGGRRLLRRRSLPLLGRRGTSESATEDGDGGGDGPQKEPTDEPNSSSSDGDT, encoded by the coding sequence ATGGCTTCTCGAGTCAGGGTCCTCGCTGTTGTCGGTCTCCTCCTCCTTGCCGGCTGTACCGGCATGGGTGGGAGCGGCGATGCGGGCGAGGCACAGGGCGGCGGTGACGGCGCACAGATGTCCAGCGGCGACGGCGGGTCGAGCCAACCCGAAGCGGCTGATTCGGGCGCAAATGTGGGTGATAGCGAGAACATCCAGGCCGGCGACGCGGCGGCTGACCGGGCCATCATCCGCAACGGGCGGATGGTGGTCGAAGTGGAGAACTACTCCACGACAGCCGACGCAATCGCCGCCCGCGCTCGCACGTCCGGCGGATATGTTAGCGACTCGAACCGCGAACTCCACCGTGACGACGGCGAGACGTGGTACACCGGCTACATCGTCGTCAGAGTGCCAAGCGAGGAGTACGAACCGACGCAGTCGATGGTGGCCGAGCAGGGGACGGTCCGCTCCGAGGAGACAACGACAAAAGACGTGACCGACAAGCTCGTCGACCTCGAAGCACGGCTGACTAACCTCCGGGAGCGCCGCGACCGCCTGCGGACCTTCTACGAACAGGCCAACAGCACGGAGGAACTGCTCCGTATCGAGGAACAACTGTCGTCGGTCCAGAGCGATATCGAACGCCTCGAAGCACAGAAGCGCTCGCTCGAACAGCGGGTCGCCTATTCGACGCTGCGTGTCGAGATTCATGAACCGGCCCCGGAGCCGTCGGCTCAGCAAGTGCCGTACCACGAGCGGTCGCTTGTCGCTGCGTTCCTCTCGTCAGTGACCGACGTGTACGTGTTCACCCGTGGGCTGCTGGTGACCGTCGCGAGCCTCGCGCCGTGGCTTGTCGTCCTCGCCGTCCCAGTTGTCGGCGGCCGCCGACTCCTCCGCCGTCGGTCGCTCCCGCTGCTGGGCCGACGTGGCACGTCTGAATCAGCCACAGAAGACGGTGACGGCGGCGGTGACGGCCCTCAGAAGGAACCCACCGACGAACCGAATTCGTCGTCGTCCGATGGCGACACGTAG
- a CDS encoding CDC48 family AAA ATPase: protein MSGSTEAGVELTVEGANKRDAGRGIARLPESARTELGVLSGSPVIIDGDDMTVVKVWPADDDGSFVRIDSDTRANAGVNIGDTVTVTSGSVSEATEIAVQPVEPMPGSEDYESLVRKRLVDQIIQADERTHIDGLGTFLVRKTSPSGPVRVTDATAVTVLPGLDGGSDAGQSSPEEGTTANTPTAETESGVSYEDIGGLDEELDRIREMIEMPLSEPEEFRRLGIDPPSGVLLHGPPGTGKTLIARAVANEVDAYFDTISGPEIVSKYKGESEERLREAFEKAEANAPAILFVDEIDSIAGSRDEDADMENRVVAQLLTLMDGLEDRGRVVVIGATNRVDAIDPALRRGGRFDREIEIGVPGEHGRREIMDVHTRDMPLHDDVDLDRIAAQTHGFVGADLASLTTEAAMAALRADRDNGDVHQDDFETALATVDPSAMREYVAESPTATFDDVGGLAEVKQTLTETIEWPLSYGELFTATNTDPPSGILLYGPPGTGKTLLARAVAGESDVNFIHVAGPEIMDRYVGESEEAVRELFERARQTAPSIIFLDEIDAIASHRGQGNEVTERVVSQLLAELDGITENPNLVVLAATNRRDMIDDALLRPGRLEQHVEVPNPDRDAREEILSVHTAGKPLAADTDIEDLAEETDGFSGAELEAVVREASMLAIREVASAYGPEEATENAEEVEITPEHFGEALERERTR from the coding sequence ATGAGCGGGTCCACTGAGGCCGGTGTCGAACTCACCGTTGAGGGTGCGAACAAGCGCGACGCCGGGCGCGGTATCGCACGACTGCCGGAGTCCGCACGGACTGAGCTGGGCGTGTTGAGCGGGTCGCCCGTCATCATCGACGGGGATGACATGACTGTCGTGAAGGTCTGGCCGGCTGACGACGACGGCTCGTTCGTCCGTATCGATTCGGACACCCGGGCGAACGCCGGTGTCAACATCGGTGACACGGTCACAGTGACAAGCGGGTCGGTCTCAGAGGCTACCGAAATTGCCGTCCAGCCGGTCGAACCGATGCCGGGCAGCGAGGACTACGAGAGTCTGGTCCGGAAGCGTCTCGTCGACCAAATTATTCAGGCTGACGAGCGGACCCACATCGATGGATTGGGGACCTTCCTCGTCCGCAAAACGTCTCCGTCGGGGCCAGTCCGGGTTACCGACGCGACGGCGGTGACCGTGCTGCCAGGGCTCGACGGCGGCAGCGATGCGGGCCAGTCGTCACCCGAGGAGGGAACAACAGCGAACACGCCGACCGCCGAAACGGAGTCCGGGGTGAGCTACGAGGACATCGGCGGCCTCGACGAGGAACTGGACCGTATCCGCGAGATGATCGAGATGCCTCTCTCGGAGCCCGAAGAGTTCCGCCGTCTGGGTATCGACCCACCGAGCGGCGTGTTGCTCCACGGCCCGCCCGGGACAGGGAAAACCCTCATCGCCCGTGCCGTCGCCAACGAAGTCGACGCCTACTTCGACACCATCTCCGGCCCCGAAATCGTCTCGAAGTATAAGGGCGAAAGCGAGGAACGACTCCGGGAGGCCTTCGAGAAAGCCGAGGCGAACGCGCCGGCCATCCTCTTCGTCGACGAAATCGACTCCATCGCTGGCTCTCGGGACGAGGACGCGGACATGGAGAACCGCGTTGTCGCCCAGTTGCTCACGCTGATGGACGGCCTCGAAGACCGAGGTCGCGTCGTCGTCATCGGGGCGACGAACCGCGTCGACGCCATCGACCCGGCACTGCGCCGTGGCGGCCGCTTCGACCGCGAAATCGAAATCGGCGTTCCCGGTGAGCACGGCCGCCGCGAGATTATGGATGTCCACACGCGGGACATGCCGCTGCACGACGACGTGGATCTTGACCGCATCGCCGCCCAGACTCACGGCTTCGTCGGGGCTGACCTCGCGTCGCTGACCACCGAGGCCGCGATGGCCGCACTCCGGGCCGACCGCGACAACGGCGATGTCCATCAGGACGACTTCGAAACCGCGCTTGCCACTGTCGACCCCAGCGCGATGCGGGAGTACGTCGCCGAGTCGCCAACGGCGACCTTCGACGACGTGGGCGGGCTGGCCGAGGTCAAGCAGACGCTGACTGAGACCATCGAATGGCCGCTGTCGTACGGTGAACTGTTCACCGCAACGAACACCGACCCGCCGAGCGGTATTCTACTCTATGGCCCTCCGGGAACCGGCAAAACCTTGCTCGCTCGGGCCGTCGCCGGTGAGAGCGACGTGAACTTCATCCACGTCGCGGGCCCCGAAATCATGGACCGCTACGTCGGCGAGAGCGAGGAAGCGGTCCGGGAACTGTTCGAGCGTGCCCGCCAGACCGCACCGAGCATCATCTTCCTCGACGAGATCGACGCCATCGCCAGCCACCGCGGTCAGGGCAACGAGGTCACCGAGCGCGTCGTCTCCCAGCTACTCGCCGAACTGGACGGCATCACCGAGAACCCCAATCTGGTCGTCTTGGCCGCGACCAACCGCCGGGACATGATTGACGATGCGCTACTGCGACCGGGTCGCCTCGAACAGCACGTCGAGGTCCCGAACCCCGACCGTGACGCCCGCGAAGAGATTCTTTCCGTCCACACCGCCGGGAAGCCGCTCGCTGCTGACACCGATATCGAGGACCTTGCTGAAGAGACCGACGGCTTCTCGGGCGCAGAACTGGAGGCCGTCGTCCGCGAAGCATCGATGCTGGCTATCCGGGAGGTCGCGTCCGCCTACGGACCTGAAGAAGCCACCGAGAACGCTGAGGAAGTGGAGATCACGCCAGAACACTTCGGCGAGGCGCTGGAGCGGGAGCGCACGCGGTAG
- a CDS encoding molybdopterin-binding protein, whose amino-acid sequence MRVAVVTVGDELLSGETVNTNAAWLGQQLAERGVTVGRTTVVPDEISDIARVVNEYHAEFDAVIVTGGLGPTHDDKTIDAVAAAFGRDVVESEDAIAWLEEHGGYTRDDLTDGTGEVPEGSRVLPNHEGVAPGCVVESCYVLPGVPGEMKRMFEEVAEEFAGEQRYVHTVDAAEPESALLDRLAEVQEQFPVKVGSYPGEHVTVRFEGTEEELVEEAAAWFSERVESPTAE is encoded by the coding sequence ATGCGCGTCGCGGTAGTCACCGTCGGAGACGAACTGCTCAGTGGCGAGACGGTCAACACGAACGCTGCGTGGCTTGGACAACAGCTCGCGGAGCGTGGCGTCACCGTCGGTCGGACGACGGTTGTCCCCGACGAGATCTCGGACATTGCCCGCGTGGTCAACGAGTACCACGCAGAGTTCGACGCTGTCATCGTCACCGGTGGCCTTGGACCGACGCACGACGACAAAACAATCGATGCCGTCGCCGCTGCATTCGGGCGGGACGTCGTCGAGAGCGAGGACGCCATCGCGTGGCTGGAAGAACACGGCGGGTACACACGCGATGACCTGACCGACGGCACCGGCGAGGTGCCGGAAGGGTCCCGCGTTTTGCCAAACCACGAGGGCGTTGCGCCCGGCTGTGTCGTCGAGAGCTGCTACGTCTTGCCGGGCGTGCCGGGCGAGATGAAGCGGATGTTCGAGGAGGTCGCAGAAGAGTTCGCCGGCGAGCAGCGGTACGTTCACACCGTCGACGCCGCCGAGCCCGAGAGCGCACTGCTCGACCGACTGGCAGAGGTCCAAGAGCAGTTCCCGGTCAAGGTCGGGAGCTATCCGGGCGAGCACGTGACCGTCCGGTTCGAGGGGACAGAGGAGGAGCTAGTCGAGGAGGCGGCGGCGTGGTTCAGCGAACGCGTCGAGTCACCGACGGCAGAGTGA
- a CDS encoding HalOD1 output domain-containing protein has protein sequence MKRPVGPPTPIHITVKETIAALEDCHPTQLGSLDMVIDGERLDAVSDIPPGELPMLFQYCGYTITIDGTGTLYVEN, from the coding sequence ATGAAGCGGCCTGTCGGTCCACCGACACCCATTCATATCACTGTCAAAGAGACCATCGCGGCGCTTGAGGACTGTCACCCCACGCAACTCGGGAGCCTTGACATGGTTATCGACGGTGAGCGACTGGACGCAGTATCGGATATCCCACCGGGAGAGTTGCCGATGCTGTTCCAGTACTGCGGCTACACGATAACGATCGATGGCACGGGGACGCTCTATGTCGAGAACTGA
- a CDS encoding LEA type 2 family protein, producing the protein MGRLKQVGVLLVAIGAVAGGSVALGVLGTPSVASVDNHFSDVSNQTTTVGTNLTVTNPNPVGVQLGGVGLNYTISMNGVEMARGDRQGVGLGTGNSTLQFTTEMQNDRIPPWWVTHINNGETTTVGIDATITSSTLGGRSVSFSQERTIETALLSQFNSTETRPVEADQPLVSDPVLYINETRGAWDQTNLTQSETPLNLAFDVYNPKPYPYTITKVGYTIRMNDVTVGEGETNRGYVLRPGEKTTLEANTAIQNENLDRWWVTHLQRNQQTDLYIDFYLVLEGGGEQFRVDLDSIDYQQEIETDIFGTKTQYPTGDGTAGSPSDGSDSSTGDSMTATPTPTPTETETDGGLLGEEDSETDDGLFDGGETDTEATTETTTEKPTATPTETATPTETETDDGGLLG; encoded by the coding sequence ATGGGCCGGTTGAAACAAGTTGGTGTGCTACTCGTCGCGATCGGCGCTGTCGCAGGAGGCAGCGTCGCGCTCGGTGTACTGGGGACGCCAAGCGTCGCGTCCGTTGATAATCACTTCTCGGATGTCTCGAACCAGACGACCACGGTGGGAACGAACCTGACTGTGACTAATCCGAACCCTGTCGGCGTCCAGCTGGGCGGCGTCGGACTCAATTACACTATCTCAATGAACGGCGTAGAGATGGCACGGGGCGACAGGCAGGGCGTCGGTCTCGGTACCGGCAACTCGACGTTGCAGTTCACCACCGAGATGCAAAACGACCGTATTCCGCCGTGGTGGGTCACCCACATCAACAATGGCGAGACGACGACAGTGGGCATCGACGCAACCATCACGTCCTCGACGCTCGGCGGTCGGTCAGTGTCGTTTAGCCAAGAACGAACTATCGAGACGGCCCTCCTCAGCCAGTTCAACTCCACCGAGACGCGGCCCGTCGAGGCAGACCAGCCGCTCGTCTCGGACCCCGTCCTCTACATCAACGAGACCCGCGGCGCGTGGGACCAGACGAATCTCACACAGTCCGAGACGCCGCTGAACCTCGCCTTCGACGTGTACAACCCAAAGCCGTACCCCTACACAATCACCAAAGTCGGCTACACCATCCGGATGAACGACGTGACCGTCGGCGAAGGCGAAACGAATCGAGGCTACGTCCTCAGGCCAGGCGAGAAGACGACACTCGAAGCGAACACCGCTATCCAGAACGAGAACCTTGACCGCTGGTGGGTGACCCATCTCCAGCGAAATCAGCAGACGGATCTCTACATCGATTTCTACCTCGTGCTTGAGGGCGGCGGCGAGCAGTTCAGAGTCGATCTGGACTCCATCGACTACCAGCAGGAGATAGAGACAGATATCTTCGGCACCAAGACGCAGTACCCGACCGGCGATGGGACTGCTGGCAGCCCCAGCGATGGGTCCGATAGTTCGACAGGCGACAGCATGACTGCAACCCCGACGCCGACACCCACGGAAACCGAAACAGACGGCGGACTACTGGGCGAAGAGGACTCAGAGACGGATGACGGCCTGTTTGACGGCGGAGAGACGGACACGGAGGCCACGACTGAAACGACGACCGAGAAACCCACAGCGACCCCAACGGAGACGGCCACGCCGACTGAAACCGAAACAGACGATGGCGGCCTCCTCGGGTAG
- a CDS encoding ATP-NAD kinase family protein has protein sequence MRRIGVVVNPIAGMGGRVGLKGTDGKVGEARRRGAEQRAPDRARTALASLAEVGTDVELLTYGDPMGDGIAREAEFDPTVVGTPGSTDETTSKDTQDAVRAFVEADVDVILFVGGDGTAVDVATTLDDLDAAIPILGVPAGVKVYSSVFGVSPRAAGRIVARFSETERAEVNDIDEDAFRGGEVVTELRAVAEVPVADQRQSAKQLGGGSVESLAESVANAADPDVTYVLGPGSTVGAIKEELGFDGTTLGVDVWRDGEVLARDAAEADILDALGDRNVIVVSPIGGQGFVFGRGNQQLSPAVIRQCDLEVVASRRKLDGVGTLRVDTGDPELDEKLRGWLRVRVGRHERRLVEVV, from the coding sequence ATGCGACGAATTGGTGTCGTGGTCAACCCCATCGCCGGCATGGGCGGCCGCGTCGGCCTCAAGGGCACTGACGGGAAAGTCGGGGAGGCGCGCCGCCGCGGCGCGGAGCAACGCGCACCGGACCGCGCACGGACGGCGCTTGCATCACTCGCCGAAGTCGGGACGGACGTGGAACTGCTCACGTACGGCGACCCGATGGGGGACGGTATCGCTCGTGAGGCAGAGTTCGATCCGACGGTCGTTGGCACTCCGGGGAGTACTGACGAAACGACGAGCAAGGATACCCAAGATGCGGTTCGAGCGTTCGTTGAGGCGGATGTGGACGTGATCCTGTTTGTCGGTGGCGACGGCACGGCTGTCGACGTCGCAACGACGCTTGATGACCTGGACGCAGCTATCCCGATTCTGGGCGTCCCAGCCGGGGTCAAAGTGTATTCCTCCGTGTTTGGTGTGTCGCCGCGTGCGGCCGGGCGCATCGTCGCCCGCTTCTCTGAGACAGAGCGCGCGGAGGTGAACGATATCGACGAGGACGCGTTTAGAGGTGGGGAAGTAGTCACCGAACTCCGAGCCGTCGCGGAGGTCCCCGTAGCTGACCAGCGCCAGTCGGCCAAGCAACTGGGCGGCGGCAGTGTCGAATCGCTTGCCGAAAGCGTCGCCAATGCCGCTGACCCAGATGTTACCTACGTCCTTGGGCCAGGGAGTACCGTCGGCGCTATCAAAGAAGAACTGGGGTTCGACGGAACGACGCTTGGCGTGGACGTGTGGCGTGACGGGGAGGTGCTTGCCCGCGACGCCGCCGAGGCAGATATCCTCGACGCCCTCGGCGACCGGAACGTCATCGTCGTCTCGCCGATCGGCGGACAGGGGTTCGTGTTCGGTCGGGGGAACCAGCAGCTATCGCCGGCGGTCATCAGACAGTGTGACCTCGAAGTGGTCGCCTCACGGCGGAAACTGGACGGCGTTGGCACGTTGCGTGTCGACACAGGCGATCCGGAACTGGACGAGAAGCTTCGCGGCTGGTTGCGAGTCCGTGTCGGGCGGCACGAACGCAGACTTGTCGAGGTCGTCTGA
- a CDS encoding SRPBCC family protein has translation MTVRVERTMTVPATPERVWEFITDPDKRARPISVVTDWKVIDDTHANWSIELPIPVVSQTMTVKTEDVEQRRPEYARFIGRSKVMTVQGEHELEETADGGTKLTNRFIVDGKLPGVERFFKRNLDDEMQNLEQALRDDLEVEA, from the coding sequence ATGACTGTCCGGGTCGAACGAACGATGACTGTGCCGGCCACACCGGAACGTGTCTGGGAATTCATCACCGACCCGGATAAACGGGCCCGGCCGATCAGCGTCGTCACTGACTGGAAAGTCATCGACGACACACACGCGAACTGGTCGATCGAGCTCCCGATTCCGGTGGTCAGCCAGACGATGACGGTGAAAACCGAGGATGTCGAGCAGCGCCGTCCGGAGTATGCCCGCTTCATCGGTCGCTCAAAAGTGATGACCGTCCAGGGCGAACACGAACTCGAAGAGACGGCCGACGGCGGCACGAAACTGACCAACCGGTTCATCGTCGACGGCAAACTCCCGGGGGTTGAGCGCTTCTTCAAGCGGAACCTCGACGACGAGATGCAGAACCTCGAACAGGCTCTGCGTGACGACCTCGAAGTCGAAGCATGA